In the genome of Sciurus carolinensis chromosome 3, mSciCar1.2, whole genome shotgun sequence, one region contains:
- the Gpr179 gene encoding probable G-protein coupled receptor 179 produces the protein MSTRAMIMPSLAWGLLGCCFLCSWALGDLRPLRSLPPLSSQAKPGSMPMWVTSQGAEAALAFLYSGDAQQLLGANCTERYEALGAEARPGLPQVLQRAAGTLAQAANFLNMLLQANDIRESSVEEDVEWYQALVRSVAEGDPRAYRALLTFNPPPGASHLQLALQATRIGEETILQDLSGNRMREESPVGDLDSLALQKRVLTNDLKSLNSPKWPQGDGYVGDIQQVRLSSPFLECQEGQLRPGWLITLSATFYGLKPDLSPEVRGQVQMDIDLQGVDINQCASGPGWFSNTHLCDLNSTQCVPLENQGFVLGRYLCHCRPGFYGASGLGGLEESATQTTGQFGSPQGSLGKLLRCQPCPEGCTSCMDATPCLAEEVLALRAAVLACQACCMLAVFLSMLVSYHCRWSKRIRASGVVLLEIILFGSLLLYFPVFILYFKPSVFRCIALRWVRLLGFAIVYGTIILKLYRVLQLFLSRTAQRGPHLSSGHLLQRLGLLLLLVLGFLAMWTVSVLERSIQHTPLVTRGRTLTGRHFYLCHHDRWDYIMVVVEILLLCWGSFLCYATRAVPSAFHEPRYMGIALHNELLLSTAFHTVRFMLVPSLHPDWTLLLFFFHTHSTVTATLALIFIPKFRKSGAPPREEILDEVYEDELDLQCSGSYLNSSIASAWSERSLDPGDIREELKKLYAQLEVRKTNEMAANNPHLPKKRGSSRQGLGRSFIRYLSEFPEALARQHSRDSGSLGHSSLPGSSRHQLLSSSLQEAEGPPVLPKSCSTYDHQREQDPPLLDSLPSLRRNLSKKAQQVESRELVEGPPALGYRSASAHNLTVGERIPRTRPTSLQKSLSVVAGSREKALLVASQAYLEETYRQAKEREEQKKAGAAMMSPVRRPSARRLEPPRGAPLSAPPSPAKSSSMDSSYTSGRLREEAGRRLPHPPIRHQVSTPILALSGACLGEPRMLSPTSTLTPALMPTPAPAPAPALAPVPVSPQSPSLLTYICPWENAELPVKKENVAQEVPSGPERVSPSPVLATARLWRALSVAIEKRGPGEHEMNTEEGHLQGEADDGDGDRPKISKAHSLKTPVQQGSMRSLGLVIKALTRSRSTYREKENGEESPEREKDRAPVEGVGASPRSPRLGRPKAVSKQTALAPCDDEESLQNQQNAHTSRILQVCHQEGSTEQEDRGRTSQGLGEQKVERTGKTGFATLRQVSEDKKAEQAKEAPMEWPELPKAGLQPPGSADLSVAEVCPWQVTESQTCQLDSNNKVEICPWEVSEGAPERKAAILELKDSQKEMEKAPEKSESKSVTVVVRKKPERLVRGQEAVCPWESADPGGLSPQSVPQDSDRTRGRSEVVGSVETRKVEKDPGEAMDPEVGLPDTAKEEMHPQKERERERERAQEVMALPQERQKAPKKAAYWREQKLGGNLESLCPWESTDFRGPLAVSLQVPGSLDSGITEVCPREAGDSPANRKVDICPRELGDELPGKEAPSQGAGGESLQEKKKVLRKGSSGEMGEHTVKAVLTLSQRQESVCPWEGTAPVQSSPCPENSSAKVGGQLPSNGNNKTMHLCPWEVLKPEEKGTTPAIAEICPPEKNETTEDWTLGQAPKEGESQKDKGKLIGKAELQDVTAWEKLEAVCPWESMDPSSFPLQPGPQDTEKPQTIFQRPGSVRSKVAEICPWDMEETLTAEKTKICPWEVGAGARKERALEAEAIMKSSNDTGKTSADSGPKGRAVTDSKKPESPSLEQEVVCPWESLGPGGSSQYSDSLDTNRPKVRLQELDRVGCRPAEVCPWEVEEASTNAKANICPWEMDKEATGKGLEQEMGNKSAGQEKTLQKETLTFPKEGISKWEAKHHQEQEVICLWKDKDLREPSAQTPKISDLSSSTSSQVAEGHSLKMNDEATQKRDLRTGSLPEHMTHENAQASKAEFITEDGRTSNELQSICPWENMVLAGSFFQQDSQHPDQPRASSQSLVSAGSTLAEVCPWDAPDPDVYKPDSISKAEICPWEVTKNIPEKGSSRQDRKGESQERGRAPEKLAPKGVTVQKTSETADFGKQKAGESQDLGSLSSQSVPHASDKSKSSSETAGSMGARVAEVCPWEVEEAPSAKKAEICPWEVGEKAAGEGGQEQGGRRGPQGQGEVFLRNAESGGTEGHFPKAAATPNREQETVYPGKGTGSGEFFPQQDALDINQPKVSPHRANSKGSRIAELCQWEVTDPEGNKIRGIMADICPWEETGAPVEESGLLALTATQTENFPIAPEKSSCLLVHRPLGSFLSESKSSHPKVSKPASTFTLGGIRELQGPSALEPRTYLGAESNLQEPEGQRSSSLTEDKGQVASETQEELTPPDYPWDWE, from the exons ATGAGCACCAGGGCAATGATCATGCCCTCTCTTGCTTGGGGGCTGCTGGGTTGCTGTTTCCTCTGCAGCTGGGCTCTGGGGGATCTGAGGCCCCTCCGTTCTCTTCCTCCACTATCCTCCCAAGCCAAGCCAGGATCTATGCCCATGTGGGTGACCTCACAGGGGGCTGAGGCAGCTCTGGCTTTTCTTTACTCTGGAGATGCCCAACAGCTATTGGGGGCTAATTGCACTGAGCGCTATGAAGCTCTTGGAGCAGAAGCCAGACCAGGGCTTCCCCAGGTTCTACAGAGGGCAGCAGGTACTCTTGCCCAGGCTGCCAATTTTCTCAACATGCTGCTGCAAGCCAACGACATCCGTGAGTCCAGTGTGGAGGAGGATGTGGAGTGGTACCAGGCACTGGTTCGCAGCGTGGCTGAGGGGGACCCAAGGGCCTATCGGGCTTTGCTGACCTTTAACCCTCCACCAGGAGCCAGCCACCTACAGCTGGCCCTCCAGGCCACTAGGATCGGGGAGGAGACCATCCTTCAAGACTTGTCTGGGAACAGGATGCGGGAAGAGAGCCCGGTCGGGGACCTGGACAGCCTTGCCCTGCAAAAGCGGGTATTGACCAATGACCTAAAGAGCCTCAACAGCCCCAAGTGGCCACAGGGGGATGGGTATGTGGGGGACATACAGCAGGTGAGACTGTCTTCTCCCTTCCTGGAATGCCAGGAAGGCCAGCTCCGTCCTGGCTGGCTGATCACACTCTCAGCCACCTTCTATGGACTCAAGCCAGATCTCAGTCCAGAGGTCAG GGGGCAGGTGCAGATGGACATAGACCTCCAGGGCGTGGACATCAATCAGTGTGCAAGTGGTCCAGGCTGGTTCTCTAATACACACCTGTGTGATCTCAACAGCACCCAG TGTGTCCCCCTGGAGAATCAGGGCTTTGTCCTTGGCCGCTACCTCTGTCACTGCCGACCTGGATTCTATGGAGCAAGTGGTTTGGGGG GGTTAGAGGAAAGTGCTACACAGACTACCGGGCAATTTGGGTCCCCACAAGGCAGCTTGGGGAAGCTGCTGAGGTGTCAGCCATGTCCCGAGGGCTGTACCAGCTGCATGGATGccacaccatgcctggcagagGAGGTCCTGGCACTGCGGGCAGCAGTGCTGGCCTGTCAGGCCTGCTGCATGCTGGCTGTCTTCCTGAGCATGCTGGTCTCCTACCACTGCCGCTGGAGCAAG AGGATCCGGGCATCTGGAGTTGTCCTGCTGGAAATCATCCTTTTTGGATCCCTGCTTCTCTACTTTCCT GTCTTCATCCTATACTTCAAGCCCAGCGTGTTCCGCTGCATTGCTCTTCGCTGGGTTCGGCTGCTGGGTTTTGCCATCGTCTATGGGACCATTATACTCAAGCTCTATAG AGTGCTCCAGCTGTTTCTGTCTCGAACAGCCCAGCGGGGCCCACACCTGAGCAGTGGGCACCTACTGCAGCGCTTGGGGCTGCTCCTGCTGCTTGTGCTGGGTTTTCTGGCCATGTGGACAGTGAGCGTCCTGGAGCGAAGCATCCAGCACACACCTCTGGTGACTCGAGGTCGCACTCTCACTGGCCGCCACTTCTACCTCTGTCACCATGACCGCTGGGACTACATCATGGTTGTGG TTGAGATACTGCTGCTGTGCTGGGGCAGCTTCCTCTGCTACGCCACTAGGGCTGTGCCCTCGGCCTTCCACGAGCCACGCTACATGGGCATTGCCCTGCACAACGAGCTGCTGCTATCTACTGCATTCCACACGGTCAG GTTCATGCTGGTTCCCTCCCTGCACCCGGACTGgacccttctcctcttcttcttccacACCCACAGCACAGTCACTGCCACGCTGGCTCTGATCTTCATCCCTAAG TTCCGGAAGTCAGGGGCTCCTCCCCGGGAGGAAATCTTGGACGAGGTGTATGAAGATGAACTGGACCTGCAGTGCTCAGGCTCCTACCTCAACAGCAGCATTGCCTCAGCCTGGAGCGAGCGCAGCCTGGACCCTGGAGACATCAGG GAGGAGTTGAAGAAGCTCTATGCCCAGCTAGAGGTCCGCAAGACCAACGAAATGGCTGCTAATAACCCCCACCTGCCCAAGAAGCGTGGCAGTTCCCGCCAGGGGTTGGGCCGCTCCTTCATCAGGTACCTGTCTGAGTTCCCTGAGGCCCTGGCCCGGCAACACTCCCGGGATTCAGGCTCCCTGGGCCACAGCAGCCTGCCTGGCTCCTCCCGCCACCAGCTCCTCAGTTCTAGcctccaggaagcagaagggCCACCAGTCCTGCCCAAGTCCTGCAGCACCTATGACCACCAAAGAGAGCAGGACCCACCTCTCCTTGACTCCCTGCCATCCCTCAGGAGGAACCTGTCCAAGAAGGCCCAGCAAGTGGAGAGCAGGGAGTTGGTGGAGGGGCCCCCTGCCTTGGGCTACAGGTCTGCCAGTGCCCATAACCTGACAGTGGGAGAGAGGATCCCCAGGACCCGGCCCACCTCCCTACAGAAGTCCCTCAGCGTTGTGGCTGGCTCCAGGGAAAAGGCCCTGCTTGTGGCCAGCCAAGCCTATTTGGAGGAGACCTACCGGCAGGCAAAGGAAAGAGAGGAGCAAAAGAAGGCTGGGGCAGCCATGATGAGCCCAGTTAGAAGACCATCAGCCAGGAGGCTGGAGCCACCTCGAGGGGCTCCCCTGTCAGCTCCACCCTCCCCTGCCAAGAGCAGCAGCATGGACAGCTCTTACACCTCTGGGAGGCTTCGTGAGGAGGCTGGTAGGAGGCTGCCTCACCCACCCATCAGGCACCAGGTCTCCACACCCATCTTGGCCTTGTCTGGGGCCTGCCTGGGAGAGCCAAGGATGCTGTCTCCCACCTCCACTCTGACTCCAGCTCTGATGCcaacccctgcccctgcccctgcccctgccctggcacCAGTCCCAGTATCTCCCCAAAGCCCCAGCTTACTCACCTACatctgcccctgggagaatgcaGAATTAccagtcaagaaagaaaatgtggcccAGGAAGTTCCCTCAGGACCAGAGCGAGTAAGTCCCTCCCCTGTCCTAGCTACAGCCAGGCTCTGGAGGGCCCTCTCTGTTGCAATAGAAAAAAGGGGACCTGGGGAGCATGAGATGAACACAGAGGAAGGGCATCTCCAGGGGGAAGCTGATGATGGGGATGGGGACAGGCCCAAGATCTCTAAAGCCCACAGCCTCAAGACCCCTGTGCAGCAGGGCTCCATGCGCAGCCTAGGACTGGTTATCAAAGCTCTGACCCGTTCTCGGAGCACTTACAGGGAGAAGGAGAACGGGGAGGAAAGTCCAGAAAGGGAGAAGGACAGGGCTCCAGTGGAGGGTGTGGGGGCTTCCCCCCGATCTCCCAGGCTAGGGCGGCCCAAGGCAGTGAGTAAGCAGACTGCCCTTGCCCCCTGTGATGATGAAGAGTCCCTCCAAAACCAACAGAATGCCCACACCAGCAGAATTCTTCAAGTCTGTCACCAGGAGGGCAGCACAGAACAGGAGGACAGAGGTAGGACATCCCAGGGTTTAGGGGAGCAGAAAGTTGAGAGAACAGGTAAAACAGGGTTTGCCACACTGAGGCAAGTTTCTGAGGACAAAAAAGCTGAACAAGCAAAGGAAGCCCCCATGGAGTGGCCAGAACTGCCTAAAGCTGGCCTCCAGCCCCCAGGCAGTGCTGACCTCAGCGTGGCAGAGGTATGCCCCTGGCAAGTCACTGAGTCACAAACATGTCAGCTAGACAGTAACAACAAGGTTGAAATCTGCCCCTGGGAAGTTAGTGAAGGAGCCCCTGAGAGGAAGGCAGCAATACTAGAGCTTAAGGACTcccagaaagaaatggaaaaagcccCAGAAAAATCAGAGTCCAAAAGTGTGACAGTCGTAGTTCGGAAAAAGCCAGAGAGGCTGGTGAGGGGCCAGGAGGCAGTGTGTCCTTGGGAGAGTGCTGACCCTGGAGGTTTGTCCCCTCAGTCAGTCCCTCAGGACTCTGACAGAACCAGGGGCAGGTCTGAGGTAGTGGGCAGTGTGGAGACAAGGAAGGTAGAGAAGGACCCAGGGGAAGCCATGGACCCAGAGGTTGGTTTACCTGACACTGCCAAGGAAGAGATGCACCCccagaaggagagggaaagggagagggaaagggccCAGGAAGTGATGGCGCTCCCCCAGGAAAGGCAAAAAGCCCCCAAGAAAGCAGCCTACTGGAGAGAACAGAAACTGGGTGGCAATCTGGAGTCTCTTTGTCCATGGGAGAGTACAGACTTCCGGGGCCCCTTGGCAGTCTCACTTCAGGTCCCAGGAAGTCTGGACAGTGGTATTACAGAAGTGTGTCCACGGGAGGCAGGAGATTCACCTGCTAACAGGAAGGTAGATATCTGTCCCCGGGAGCTAGGTGATGAGCTACCAGGGAAGGAAGCACCAAGTCAGGGGGCAGGAGGAGAATctctccaggaaaagaaaaaagtcctcaGAAAGGGGAGCTCAGGAGAGATGGGGGAGCATACTGTGAAGGCTGTGCTGACACTAAGTCAACGGCAGGAGTCTGTATGCCCCTGGGAGGGCACAGCCCCTGTACAGTCTAGCCCATGTCCAGAAAACTCTTCAGCCAAAGTTGGTGGCCAACTCCCAAGCAATGGGAACAACAAAACAATGCATTTGTGTCCATGGGAAGTTCTTAAGCCAGAGGAAAAGGGAACAACTCCTGCTATAGCAGAAATCTGTCCCCCggagaaaaatgaaactacagaAGACTGGACATTGGGACAGGCACCAAAAGAAGGAGAATCTCAAAAGGACAAGGGGAAACTGATTGGAAAAGCAGAACTCCAAGATGTTACAGCATGGGAAAAACTGGAGGCAGTCTGCCCCTGGGAGAGTATGGACCCTAGTAGCTTCCCCCTACAACCAGGTCCTCAAGACACAGAGAAACCCCAAACCATTTTCCAGAGGCCAGGTAGTGTGAGAAGCAAAGTTGCTGAGATCTGCCCATGGGACATGGAAGAGACTCTGACAGCTGAGAAGACAAAGATCTGTCCCTGGGAAGTAGGTGCTGGAGCAAGAAAGGAAAGGGCTTTGGAAGCTGAGGCCATTATGAAATCATCAAATGATACAGGAAAGACATCTGCAGATTCTGGACCCAAGGGGAGAGCTGTTACTGATTCAAAGAAGCCAGAGAGTCCAAGCCTGGAGCAGGAAGTTGTCTGTCCCTGGGAGAGCTTGGGTCCAGGAGGCTCCTCTCAGTATTCAGACTCTCTGGACACTAACAGACCAAAAGTTCGACTGCAGGAACTGGACCGTGTGGGCTGCAGGCCAGCTGAGGTATGTCCCTGGGAAGTAGAAGAAGCCTCCACCAATGCAAAAGCCAACATCTGTCCCTGGGAGATGGACAAAGAAGCTACTGGGAAGGGACTGGAACAGGAGATGGGGAACAAATCAGCAGGGCAGGAGAAAACTCTACAAAAGGAGACACTCACTTTCCCTAAAGAAGGCATATCAAAATGGGAGGCAAAACATCATCAAGAACAGGAAGTTATTTGTCTTTGGAAAGACAAGGATTTGAGGGAACCATCTGCTCAGACCCCCAAGATCTCGGACTTGTCCAGCAGCACTAGTAGCCAGGTGGCAGAGGGACATTCCCTGAAAATGAATGATGAAGCAACACAGAAGCGGGACCTGAGGACAGGCTCCCTGCCAGAACACATGACTCATGAAAACGCTCAAGCTTCAAAAGCAGAATTCATTACTGAAGATGGAAGAACAAGCAATGAACTACAATCTATCTGCCCATGGGAGAACATGGTGCTAGCAGGTTCTTTCTTCCAGCAAGACAGTCAACACCCTGACCAACCTAGAGCCAGCTCCCAGAGTCTGGTCAGTGCTGGGAGCACGCTTGCTGAGGTGTGTCCATGGGATGCTCCTGACCCAGATGTGTATAAACCTGACAGCATCTCCAAGGCTGAGATCTGTCCCTGGGAGGTAACTAAGAATATCCCTGAGAAAGGGTCATCAAGACAGGATAGAAAGGGGGAATCTCAAGAAAGGGGAAGAGCCCCAGAAAAACTAGCGCCCAAAGGTGTGACTGTCCAGAAAACATCAGAGACAGCTGACTTTGGGAAGCAGAAGGCTGGGGAGAGCCAAGATTTGGGGAGTCTGTCTTCACAATCAGTTCCACATGCTTCTGACAAAAGCAAAAGCAGTTCTGAGACAGCAGGCAGCATGGGAGCCAGGGTAGCAGAAGTGTGTCCGTGGGAAGTGGAAGAGGCTCCTTCTGCCAAAAAAGCAGAGATCTGCCCTTGGGAGGTAGGTGAAAAAGCAGCAGGGGAAGGGGGACAGGAACAGGGGGGGAGAAGAGGACCACAAGGGCAAGGAGAGGTGTTCCTTCGGAATGCAGAATCTGGAGGGACTGAAGGACACTTTCCAAAAGCAGCAGCAACACCCAACAGAGAGCAGGAGACAGTCTACCCTGGGAAAGGTACAGGATCAGGAGAGTTCTTCCCACAGCAAGATGCTCTGGACATCAACCAACCCAAAGTCAGTCCCCACAGAGCAAACAGTAAGGGCAGTAGGATAGCAGAACTATGTCAATGGGAAGTAACAGATccagaaggaaacaaaataaggGGCATCATGGCAGATATCTGTCCTTGGGAGGAAACTGGAGCCCCAGTTGAGGAATCTGGTCTCCTGGCTTTAACAGCAACTCAGACAGAAAATTTCCCCATAGCCCCTGAAAAATCATCATGCCTTTTAGTTCACAGACCTCTGGGCAGCTTCCTTTCAGAAAGCAAGAGCTCCCACCCCAAGGTGAGCAAGCCAGCTAGTACTTTTACTCTGGGAGGTATCAGAGAACTACAGGGACCTTCAGCACTTGAGCCAAGGACCTACTTAGGTGCAGAGTCAAATCTCCAAGAACCTGAGGGTCAGAGGTCTTCCTCCTTAACTGAAGACAAAGGACaagtggcttctgaaactcaaGAAGAACTCACCCCTCCTGACTATCCTTGGGACTGGGAGTAA